One window from the genome of Buchnera aphidicola (Macrosiphoniella sanborni) encodes:
- the znuC gene encoding zinc ABC transporter ATP-binding protein ZnuC has protein sequence MYKLITLTNVHVNVSNRSILTNITLSLHSNKVLTLIGPNGAGKTTLIRVILGLIKPNSGQIIRRENLSIGYIPQKLFLNNLLPITVERYMKLSRKKNNIIISKILKRVKAKHLKYRQLQELSGGETQKILLAKALLNNPDLLVLDEPMQGLDIIGQATFYKLINQIRNELQCSVLFVSHDLNFVTAKTDDVICLNNHICCSGTPETVCNNLEFISIFGSKRVKELAFYQHHHNHIHDF, from the coding sequence ATGTATAAATTAATTACATTAACAAATGTTCATGTAAATGTATCTAATCGTTCTATTTTGACGAATATAACATTATCTTTACATTCAAATAAAGTTTTAACGTTAATTGGACCAAATGGTGCAGGTAAAACAACATTAATACGTGTGATTTTAGGATTAATTAAACCTAATTCTGGTCAGATTATTCGAAGAGAGAATTTATCTATTGGTTATATACCCCAAAAGCTATTTCTTAATAATTTATTACCTATTACAGTAGAACGCTACATGAAATTATCTCGAAAAAAAAATAATATCATAATATCTAAAATATTAAAACGTGTAAAAGCAAAACACTTAAAATATCGACAATTACAAGAGTTATCTGGAGGAGAAACACAGAAAATTCTTTTAGCAAAAGCATTGTTGAATAATCCTGATTTATTAGTTTTAGATGAACCTATGCAAGGATTAGACATCATTGGACAAGCAACTTTTTATAAATTGATTAATCAAATTCGTAATGAATTACAATGTTCAGTTCTATTTGTTTCTCATGATTTAAATTTTGTAACAGCTAAAACAGATGATGTTATTTGTTTAAATAATCATATTTGTTGTTCTGGTACACCAGAAACTGTTTGTAATAATTTAGAATTTATTTCTATTTTTGGTTCTAAACGTGTAAAAGAACTGGCATTTTATCAGCATCATCACAATCACATTCATGATTTTTAA